Proteins from one Mycobacterium sp. HUMS_12744610 genomic window:
- a CDS encoding flavin-containing monooxygenase, with translation MPLRRPRALVIGAGFGGLAAAYELSKDGLADVTVLEKAGDIGGVWRANTYPGAACDVPSNLYSYSFSRKTDWGRRYAEQPDILGYIRDTADRFGLRDLVRTGVEVTAASYDDGTATWRVTTSSGEVLEAEVLVPAVGQLSRPALPQIPGLDAFAGPSFHSAEWRHDVDLTGKRVAVLGTGASAIQFVPRIRRVAAYVTVFQRSAPYVVPKPDRAYTGVHRAAFRNVPGFAAAMRQLIWEISEFFGLALTRVAPLARLIGIVAAANLQRHIKDPVLRAKLTPDYPIGCKRVLFSSDWYPALACDNVDVETAAITEVTATGVRTADGRLHEVDVIVYGTGFKATEFLAPMTITGRHGRDLHSQWAEGARAHLGMAVPGFPNMFLIYGPNTNLGSSSIILMMEHQARYIRQIVERLAHSGMAGAFEVRPAVEQAYDAEVQSRLDAGVWTACESWYRAASGRVTTNWPGLVREYQRRTQTVSFADFDEVLPASATQEVGA, from the coding sequence ATGCCTCTTCGTCGTCCCCGCGCCCTGGTGATCGGCGCCGGCTTCGGTGGCCTCGCCGCGGCCTACGAGTTGTCCAAGGACGGGCTCGCCGACGTGACGGTGCTGGAGAAAGCCGGGGACATCGGCGGCGTCTGGCGGGCGAACACCTATCCCGGCGCCGCCTGCGACGTGCCGTCGAACCTGTACTCCTACTCGTTCTCCCGCAAGACGGACTGGGGTCGCCGCTACGCCGAGCAGCCCGACATCCTCGGCTACATCCGTGACACCGCCGACCGGTTCGGTCTGCGTGACCTGGTGCGCACGGGGGTCGAGGTCACCGCGGCCAGCTACGACGACGGCACCGCCACGTGGCGGGTGACGACCTCGTCCGGGGAGGTGCTCGAGGCCGAGGTGCTCGTGCCCGCGGTGGGCCAGCTGTCGCGGCCGGCCCTGCCGCAGATCCCCGGTCTCGACGCCTTCGCGGGGCCGTCCTTCCATTCGGCCGAGTGGCGCCACGACGTCGACCTGACCGGCAAGCGCGTCGCGGTGCTGGGCACCGGCGCGTCGGCGATCCAGTTCGTGCCGCGCATTCGCCGGGTCGCCGCGTACGTCACGGTGTTTCAGCGCTCCGCGCCCTACGTCGTGCCGAAGCCGGACCGCGCCTACACCGGCGTGCACCGCGCCGCGTTCCGCAATGTGCCCGGTTTCGCCGCCGCGATGCGGCAGCTGATCTGGGAGATCTCGGAGTTCTTCGGGCTCGCGCTGACCCGGGTCGCCCCGCTCGCCCGGTTGATCGGCATCGTCGCGGCGGCGAACCTGCAACGCCACATCAAGGATCCGGTGCTGCGGGCCAAGCTCACCCCCGACTACCCGATCGGCTGCAAGCGCGTGCTGTTCAGCAGCGACTGGTATCCGGCGCTGGCGTGCGACAACGTCGACGTCGAGACCGCCGCGATCACCGAGGTGACGGCCACCGGCGTGCGCACCGCCGACGGCCGGTTGCACGAGGTGGACGTCATCGTCTACGGCACCGGGTTCAAGGCCACCGAATTCCTCGCCCCGATGACGATCACCGGTCGCCACGGGCGCGACCTGCACTCGCAGTGGGCCGAGGGGGCGCGCGCCCACCTGGGGATGGCGGTGCCGGGCTTCCCGAACATGTTCTTGATCTACGGCCCGAACACCAACCTCGGCAGCAGCTCCATCATCCTCATGATGGAGCACCAGGCCCGCTACATCCGCCAGATCGTCGAGAGGCTGGCCCACAGCGGCATGGCCGGCGCGTTCGAGGTGCGGCCCGCCGTGGAGCAGGCCTACGACGCCGAGGTGCAGTCCCGCCTGGATGCCGGCGTGTGGACCGCGTGCGAGTCCTGGTACCGCGCCGCCTCCGGACGCGTCACCACCAACTGGCCGGGCCTGGTCCGGGAGTACCAGCGCCGCACCCAGACCGTGAGCTTCGCGGACTTCGACGAAGTCCTCCCCGCCTCCGCCACCCAGGAGGTCGGTGCGTGA
- a CDS encoding AraC family transcriptional regulator produces the protein MKVFAGQQVSHWDFPRNTASAALMTEFGRENGLAAAEVLDGSGLCEADLRDHQRMITGRQELAVATNLVDRLGDPANLGVRVGSGYHVGSLGIFGFACLTSSTLGDAVRFAARFYELSYGFCLPSVTVDGPLAALRLDLPDLTGPVAEFLTRRDLAAIARVMAEALGRTVPFASVEFAGPAPASGDAAARQVFGVTPRYHSPVTVASWPAALLDDRLPQASEISVAMCEQQCDALLERRRTRTGVARRVRERLASIDGKPHTISGVARQLAMSERTLRRRLAEENTTFRDLAEEVHRVLAEELLATGALSVDDVALRLGYAEATSFIAAFKRWTGTTPARYQRKVAPRARSLAV, from the coding sequence GTGAAGGTCTTCGCCGGACAACAGGTCTCGCACTGGGACTTCCCGCGGAACACGGCCAGCGCCGCGTTGATGACCGAGTTCGGTCGCGAGAACGGGCTGGCGGCCGCGGAGGTGCTCGACGGGTCAGGCCTGTGCGAAGCGGACCTGCGCGACCACCAGCGGATGATCACCGGACGCCAGGAGTTGGCGGTCGCGACGAACCTGGTGGACCGGCTGGGGGACCCGGCGAACCTGGGAGTGCGCGTGGGCAGTGGCTATCACGTGGGATCGTTGGGCATCTTCGGCTTCGCCTGCCTGACCAGCTCGACGCTGGGCGACGCCGTCCGGTTCGCGGCCCGGTTCTACGAGCTCAGTTACGGATTCTGCCTGCCCAGCGTCACGGTGGACGGCCCGCTGGCGGCGTTGCGGCTCGACCTGCCCGACCTGACCGGCCCGGTCGCGGAGTTCCTCACCCGGCGTGACCTGGCGGCGATCGCCCGCGTGATGGCCGAAGCGCTGGGTAGGACCGTCCCGTTCGCGTCGGTCGAGTTCGCGGGTCCGGCGCCGGCGTCGGGCGATGCGGCGGCCCGCCAGGTGTTCGGCGTGACGCCGCGATACCACTCGCCGGTCACGGTGGCCTCCTGGCCGGCCGCGCTGCTCGACGACCGGCTACCCCAGGCCAGTGAGATCAGCGTGGCAATGTGTGAACAGCAGTGCGACGCGCTGCTGGAACGCCGTCGAACGCGGACCGGGGTGGCCCGCCGGGTACGCGAACGGCTGGCGTCGATCGACGGCAAACCGCACACGATCTCCGGCGTCGCCCGGCAGCTGGCGATGAGTGAGCGCACGCTGCGGCGGCGTCTCGCCGAGGAGAACACGACTTTCAGGGACCTGGCCGAGGAGGTCCACCGGGTGCTCGCGGAGGAGCTGTTGGCCACGGGTGCACTCTCGGTGGACGACGTCGCGTTGCGGCTGGGCTACGCCGAGGCGACCAGCTTCATCGCCGCGTTCAAGCGGTGGACGGGCACAACACCCGCGCGCTATCAGCGGAAAGTGGCGCCCCGCGCGCGCTCGCTGGCCGTCTGA
- a CDS encoding fatty acid desaturase family protein → MAITDVDVFAHLTDADVESLAVELDSIRRDIEDSRGERDARYIHRTIAAQRALEVAGRLLLAASSRRSAWWAGTVTLGVAKIVENMEIGHNVMHGQWDWMNDPEIHSSTWEWDMSGSSKHWRYTHNFVHHKFTNILGMDDDVGYGLLRVTRDQRWKRFNVFNLVYNTMLALLFEWGVGLQHVELGKIAKRRMDHKEARERVDEFLAKAGRQVLKDYVAFPALTALSPGATYRSTLKANALANVIRNVWANAVIFCGHFPDGAEKFTTTDMIGETQGQWYLRQMLGSANFDAGPALRFMSGNLCHQIEHHLFPDLPSNRYAEIGVRVRELCDKYDLPYTTGPFLVQYAKTWRTLAKLSLPDKYLRDSADDAPETRSERMFAELEPGFAGTDPATGRRRGLKTAIATVRGWRRGKRTAAEAASRVDDASAA, encoded by the coding sequence ATGGCGATTACCGACGTCGACGTATTCGCGCATCTGACCGATGCCGACGTCGAAAGCCTGGCGGTCGAGCTCGACTCCATCCGCCGGGACATCGAAGACTCACGCGGCGAGCGCGACGCACGCTACATCCACCGCACGATCGCCGCTCAGCGCGCCCTCGAGGTGGCCGGGCGGCTGCTGCTGGCGGCCAGTTCGCGCCGTTCGGCCTGGTGGGCGGGCACCGTGACGCTGGGCGTGGCCAAGATCGTCGAGAACATGGAGATCGGCCACAACGTCATGCATGGCCAGTGGGACTGGATGAACGACCCGGAGATCCACTCCTCGACGTGGGAGTGGGACATGAGCGGGTCCTCCAAGCACTGGCGCTACACCCACAACTTCGTGCACCACAAGTTCACCAACATCCTCGGGATGGACGACGACGTCGGCTACGGGTTGCTGCGCGTCACCCGCGACCAGCGCTGGAAGCGTTTCAACGTCTTCAACCTGGTCTACAACACGATGCTGGCCCTGCTGTTCGAGTGGGGCGTCGGCCTACAGCACGTGGAGCTCGGCAAGATCGCCAAGCGCCGGATGGACCACAAAGAGGCCCGGGAGCGGGTCGACGAGTTCCTGGCCAAGGCCGGCCGTCAGGTGCTCAAGGACTATGTCGCCTTCCCGGCGCTGACCGCGCTGTCGCCCGGGGCAACCTACCGGTCGACGCTGAAGGCCAACGCGCTGGCCAACGTGATCCGCAACGTGTGGGCCAACGCGGTCATCTTCTGCGGCCATTTCCCCGACGGCGCCGAGAAGTTCACCACCACCGACATGATCGGCGAAACCCAGGGCCAGTGGTACCTGCGCCAGATGCTGGGCAGCGCCAACTTCGACGCCGGGCCTGCGCTGCGGTTCATGAGCGGCAATTTGTGCCACCAGATCGAGCACCATCTCTTCCCCGACCTGCCTAGCAACCGGTACGCGGAGATCGGCGTGCGGGTGCGCGAGCTGTGCGACAAGTACGACCTGCCCTACACCACGGGACCGTTCCTGGTGCAGTACGCCAAGACGTGGCGCACGCTGGCCAAGCTGTCGCTGCCCGACAAGTACCTGCGCGACAGCGCCGACGACGCGCCGGAGACCCGCAGCGAGCGGATGTTCGCCGAACTGGAGCCCGGCTTCGCCGGCACCGATCCGGCTACCGGGCGCCGACGCGGGCTCAAGACCGCCATCGCCACCGTGCGGGGATGGCGGCGCGGTAAGCGCACCGCCGCGGAGGCGGCCAGCCGCGTCGACGACGCGTCCGCCGCCTGA
- a CDS encoding ferredoxin reductase, giving the protein MSKKYFPPVTANVVETTRPTVAGADRHPAWHALRTMAARITTPLLPDDYLRLANPLWSARELRGRILEVRRETEDSATLVIKPGWGFSFDYQPGQYIGIGVRVDGRWRWRSYSLTSSPAGHSSSRTVTITVKAMPEGFLSTHLVAGVAPGTIVRLAAPQGNFVLPDPAPRSILFLTAGSGITPVMSMLRTLVRRNQIGDVVHLHSAPTEAEVMFGAELAALAAGRAGYRLRVRETRFQGRLDLAGLDQEVPDWRERQTWACGPEGMLTQAEKVWSAAGIGDRLHLERFAVAKAAPAGAGGTVTFARSGRAVAADAATSVMEAGEGAGVQMPYGCRMGICQSCVVSLVDGHVRDLRTGREHDPGSRIQTCVSAASGDCVVDI; this is encoded by the coding sequence ATGAGCAAGAAGTACTTCCCCCCGGTCACCGCAAACGTCGTCGAGACCACGCGACCGACCGTCGCGGGCGCCGACCGGCACCCCGCCTGGCACGCGCTGCGGACGATGGCGGCCCGCATCACGACGCCGCTGCTGCCCGACGACTACCTGCGCCTGGCCAACCCGCTGTGGTCCGCGCGCGAACTGCGGGGCCGCATCCTCGAGGTGCGCCGCGAAACGGAGGATTCCGCGACGCTGGTGATCAAACCGGGCTGGGGCTTCAGCTTCGACTACCAGCCGGGCCAGTACATCGGGATCGGCGTGCGGGTCGACGGGCGCTGGCGTTGGCGGTCGTATTCGCTGACGTCGAGCCCGGCCGGGCATTCCTCGTCGCGCACGGTCACGATCACCGTGAAGGCGATGCCCGAGGGATTCCTGTCCACCCATCTGGTCGCCGGTGTCGCGCCGGGCACCATCGTGCGACTGGCCGCCCCGCAGGGCAACTTCGTCCTGCCCGATCCGGCGCCGCGCTCGATCCTGTTCCTCACCGCCGGGTCCGGGATCACGCCGGTGATGTCTATGTTGCGAACGCTGGTGCGCCGCAACCAGATCGGGGATGTCGTACATCTGCATTCGGCCCCCACCGAAGCCGAGGTGATGTTCGGTGCCGAGTTGGCTGCGCTGGCCGCCGGCCGGGCGGGCTACCGGTTGCGGGTGCGCGAGACCCGCTTCCAGGGGCGGCTGGACCTGGCCGGGCTCGACCAGGAGGTGCCGGACTGGCGCGAACGCCAGACGTGGGCCTGCGGCCCCGAGGGGATGCTCACCCAGGCCGAGAAGGTGTGGTCGGCGGCCGGCATCGGCGACCGGTTGCATCTGGAGCGGTTCGCGGTGGCCAAGGCGGCGCCGGCCGGGGCGGGGGGAACGGTCACGTTCGCGCGCAGCGGGCGCGCCGTCGCCGCGGATGCCGCGACGTCGGTGATGGAGGCGGGGGAGGGCGCCGGCGTGCAGATGCCCTACGGCTGCCGGATGGGCATCTGCCAGTCGTGTGTGGTGAGCTTGGTGGACGGCCACGTGCGCGACCTGCGAACCGGCCGCGAGCACGATCCCGGCAGCCGCATCCAGACCTGCGTGTCGGCGGCCTCCGGCGATTGTGTGGTCGACATCTGA
- a CDS encoding DUF6912 family protein, whose amino-acid sequence MTHVYIPATLAMLQQLVAHGELTPVSGIAFAVTPALREAYAEGDDDELAEVALREAALASLRLLAAERDAGTGDLPPRRAVLAAEADVGESGAEYRPDLDDAVVKLSTPIAMGRVIAAYVDTVEAEPDVVTAIEAIDAADLGDEDAELAVGDAQDHDLAWYAVQELPFLLELL is encoded by the coding sequence ATGACCCACGTCTACATTCCGGCCACGCTGGCGATGCTGCAGCAGTTGGTCGCGCACGGGGAGCTGACGCCGGTCAGCGGCATCGCGTTCGCGGTGACACCGGCGTTGCGCGAGGCCTACGCCGAGGGCGACGACGACGAACTGGCCGAGGTGGCGCTGCGCGAGGCGGCGCTGGCGTCGCTGCGCCTGCTGGCGGCGGAGCGCGACGCCGGGACCGGGGACCTGCCGCCGCGGCGCGCTGTGCTGGCCGCCGAGGCCGACGTGGGCGAATCCGGGGCCGAATACCGCCCCGATCTCGACGACGCCGTCGTCAAACTCAGTACGCCGATCGCGATGGGCCGGGTGATCGCCGCCTACGTCGACACCGTCGAGGCCGAGCCGGACGTCGTCACGGCGATCGAGGCGATCGACGCCGCGGACCTCGGCGACGAGGATGCCGAACTGGCCGTCGGGGACGCGCAGGACCACGACTTGGCCTGGTACGCCGTCCAGGAGCTGCCGTTCCTGCTCGAGCTGCTGTGA
- the ppk2 gene encoding polyphosphate kinase 2, which yields MSTATGDGTHAKAKKKKSAPAEPKISNGVYEAELFRLQTELVKMQEWVRHSGARLVIVFEGRDGAGKGGAIKRITEYLNPRMVRIAALPVPTDRERGQWYYQRYIAHLPAHGEIVLFDRSWYNRAGIEKVMGFCTPQEYVLFLRQTPIFEQMLVEDGILLRKYWFSVSEAEQLRRFKARVNDPVRQWKLSTMDLESVYRWEDYSRAKDEMMVHTDTPVSPWYVVESDIKKHARINMMAHLLSTIEYHDTERPKIKLPKLPLEPKNYQRPPRELSKYVADYAATLIGDRPGG from the coding sequence GTGAGCACCGCGACCGGCGACGGCACCCATGCGAAGGCGAAGAAGAAGAAGTCGGCGCCGGCCGAGCCCAAGATTTCCAACGGCGTCTACGAGGCCGAATTATTCCGGCTGCAAACCGAACTCGTGAAGATGCAGGAATGGGTGCGCCATTCCGGGGCGCGTCTGGTCATCGTCTTCGAGGGCCGCGACGGGGCGGGCAAAGGCGGTGCCATCAAACGGATCACCGAATATCTCAACCCGCGGATGGTGCGCATCGCCGCACTGCCCGTGCCGACCGATCGGGAACGCGGGCAGTGGTACTACCAGCGCTACATCGCCCATCTGCCCGCCCACGGGGAGATCGTGCTCTTCGACCGGTCGTGGTACAACCGCGCCGGCATCGAGAAGGTCATGGGATTCTGCACGCCGCAGGAGTATGTGCTGTTCCTACGCCAGACGCCGATCTTCGAGCAGATGTTGGTCGAAGACGGGATCCTGCTGCGCAAGTACTGGTTCTCGGTGTCCGAGGCCGAGCAGCTGCGCCGGTTCAAGGCGCGCGTGAACGACCCTGTGCGGCAATGGAAACTCAGCACCATGGACCTGGAGTCGGTCTATCGGTGGGAGGACTATTCGCGCGCCAAGGACGAGATGATGGTGCACACCGACACCCCGGTCAGCCCGTGGTACGTCGTGGAATCGGATATCAAGAAGCACGCCCGGATCAACATGATGGCCCATCTGCTGTCCACCATCGAATACCACGACACCGAAAGGCCCAAGATCAAGCTGCCGAAACTCCCGCTGGAACCCAAGAACTACCAGCGGCCGCCGCGCGAGTTGTCGAAATATGTCGCGGACTACGCGGCAACGTTGATCGGGGACCGGCCCGGCGGATGA
- a CDS encoding WS/DGAT/MGAT family O-acyltransferase, giving the protein MVTRLSPSDASFFRLENTSTPMYVGSLYILRRPRAGLSYESLLATIEQRLPQVPRYRQKVRQVIGMARPVWIDDSDFDITYHVRRSALPSPGSDEQLHELIGRLAARPLDKSRPLWEAYLVEGLAGNRLALYTKSHQALVNGVTALSLGHVIADRTRRPPPFPEDIWVPERDPGNTRLLLGALGEWVGGPGTQLQAVGSVVAGAVTNHGELRNVGRRVVHLARAVARGTAPSSPLNATVSRNRRFTVARASLEDYRTVRARYDCDINDVVLAVVAGALANWLLSRGEPVSPTATVRAMAPLSVYAEDQFDATGPGQMISQVTPFLVDLPVGEPNAVVRLSQIAHATESNPTAASAVDARTIITLSGFAPPTLHAMGVRVATSFPSFSKRTFNLLITNAPGAQSQMYIAGTKLLEAYAVPPLLNDQALAISVTSYNGMLYFGINADRDAMSDVDLLPDLLNQSLEELLDASR; this is encoded by the coding sequence ATGGTGACCCGCTTGTCCCCCTCGGACGCGTCGTTCTTCCGGCTGGAAAACACCTCCACCCCGATGTACGTCGGATCGCTGTACATCCTGCGCCGGCCGCGCGCCGGGCTGAGCTACGAGTCGCTGCTGGCAACCATCGAGCAGCGCCTGCCGCAGGTGCCGCGCTACCGCCAGAAGGTCCGCCAGGTCATCGGCATGGCCAGGCCCGTGTGGATCGACGACAGCGACTTCGACATCACCTACCACGTGCGCCGCTCGGCGCTGCCCTCGCCCGGCAGCGACGAGCAACTGCACGAGCTGATCGGGCGGCTCGCCGCGCGGCCGTTGGACAAGTCGCGGCCGTTGTGGGAGGCCTACCTCGTCGAGGGCCTGGCCGGCAACCGCCTCGCCCTTTACACCAAGTCCCATCAGGCTCTCGTCAACGGCGTGACGGCGCTGTCGCTCGGCCACGTCATCGCCGACCGGACGCGGCGCCCGCCGCCGTTCCCCGAGGACATCTGGGTTCCGGAACGCGACCCCGGCAACACCAGGCTGCTGCTGGGCGCGCTGGGCGAGTGGGTGGGGGGCCCGGGCACGCAGCTGCAGGCCGTCGGGTCGGTTGTGGCCGGGGCGGTGACCAACCACGGCGAGCTGCGCAACGTGGGCCGCCGCGTCGTGCACCTCGCGCGGGCGGTGGCGCGCGGGACGGCGCCCAGCAGCCCGCTCAACGCGACCGTTTCCCGCAACCGCCGGTTCACGGTCGCGCGGGCCAGCCTCGAGGATTACCGGACCGTGCGGGCGCGCTACGACTGCGACATCAACGATGTGGTGCTGGCCGTGGTGGCCGGCGCGCTGGCCAACTGGCTGCTGTCGCGCGGGGAACCGGTGTCGCCGACCGCGACCGTGCGGGCGATGGCGCCGCTGTCCGTCTACGCCGAGGATCAGTTCGACGCCACCGGACCGGGGCAGATGATCAGCCAGGTCACGCCGTTTCTGGTCGACCTCCCGGTGGGTGAGCCCAACGCCGTGGTGCGGCTGTCGCAGATCGCCCACGCCACCGAGTCCAACCCGACCGCCGCCAGCGCGGTCGACGCCAGGACCATCATCACCCTGTCGGGTTTCGCGCCGCCCACCCTGCACGCCATGGGCGTCCGCGTCGCCACCAGCTTCCCCAGTTTCTCCAAGCGGACGTTCAACCTGTTGATCACCAACGCCCCTGGGGCGCAGTCACAGATGTACATCGCCGGCACCAAGCTGCTGGAGGCCTACGCGGTGCCGCCGTTGCTCAACGACCAGGCGCTCGCGATCAGCGTGACGTCGTACAACGGCATGCTGTATTTCGGGATCAACGCCGACCGCGACGCGATGAGCGACGTCGACCTGCTGCCCGACCTGTTGAACCAGTCGCTCGAGGAACTCCTGGACGCCTCCCGTTAG
- a CDS encoding Rv3235 family protein, with product MSVHPVVRPSGPDAFAVTPVVDYEPPTRDVPGCRRPSAVSPRRRGTRAPLRRNDGPPGGPPSGDTNLSPRMRQAAVFADAALRQVLEVIDRRRPAAQLQPVLAPGLVDSVLAVGRAGAGRGGAAVLRRMRLQPAGHRDPEAAAEVFGSYSRGNRVHAIACRVEALHTGGRARWLVVALHIG from the coding sequence TTGTCCGTTCACCCCGTCGTGCGGCCGTCCGGCCCGGACGCGTTCGCCGTGACGCCCGTCGTCGACTACGAGCCCCCGACGCGCGACGTGCCCGGGTGCCGGCGCCCGTCGGCGGTCTCGCCGCGACGGCGCGGCACCCGCGCACCGCTGCGCCGGAACGACGGGCCACCCGGTGGCCCGCCGTCCGGCGATACGAACCTCTCACCGCGGATGCGGCAGGCGGCGGTCTTCGCCGACGCGGCGCTGCGCCAGGTCCTCGAGGTCATCGACCGCCGCCGTCCCGCCGCGCAGCTGCAGCCCGTGCTCGCGCCCGGCCTGGTCGACTCGGTGCTCGCGGTGGGCCGGGCCGGCGCCGGACGTGGCGGCGCCGCCGTGCTGCGCCGGATGCGGCTACAGCCGGCGGGGCACCGCGACCCGGAGGCGGCCGCCGAGGTCTTCGGCTCCTACAGCCGCGGCAACAGGGTCCACGCGATCGCCTGCCGCGTGGAGGCGCTGCACACCGGTGGCCGGGCCCGATGGCTGGTGGTGGCGCTGCACATCGGGTGA
- a CDS encoding cation:proton antiporter, with amino-acid sequence MQVSEALLFQLGALLAVLSVLGALARRFALSPIPLYLVAGLSLGNGGIWPVAAAGGFITTAASLGIVLLLLTLGLEFSATEFASSLRHHLPSAGADVVLNATPGAVAGWLLGLDGVAILSLAGVTYISSSGVIARLLEDLRRLGNRETPAVLSVLVLEDFAMAAYLPLFSVLASGGTWPVAIASMVAAILALVAAFTASYRWGHHFGRLVTHPDSEQLLLRVLGVTLMVAALAESVHASAAVGAFLVGLTLTGDTADRARKVLGPLRDLFAATFFLSIGLSVDPQHLLPMLPAALALAVVTAATKVLTGMIAAHRDGVARRGQLRAGTALIARGEFSLVIIGLIGATIPGVAALATSYVFVMAIAGPVLARFTGGPLPEGPASPH; translated from the coding sequence GTGCAGGTTTCGGAGGCGCTGCTGTTCCAGCTCGGCGCTCTCCTGGCAGTGCTGTCCGTGCTGGGGGCCCTGGCGCGCCGTTTCGCGTTGTCGCCGATACCGCTGTACCTGGTGGCCGGCCTGTCGCTGGGCAACGGCGGCATCTGGCCGGTGGCCGCCGCGGGCGGGTTCATCACCACGGCCGCCTCGCTGGGCATCGTCCTGCTGCTGCTGACCCTGGGGCTGGAGTTCTCCGCGACCGAGTTCGCCAGCAGCCTGCGGCACCACCTGCCGTCGGCCGGCGCCGACGTGGTCCTCAACGCCACACCGGGCGCGGTGGCGGGCTGGCTGCTGGGGCTGGACGGCGTGGCCATCCTGTCGCTGGCCGGGGTCACCTACATCTCCTCGTCGGGGGTGATCGCGCGGCTGCTGGAAGACCTGCGCCGGCTCGGTAACCGGGAGACGCCGGCGGTGCTGTCGGTGCTCGTGCTCGAGGACTTCGCGATGGCGGCCTACCTTCCGCTGTTCTCGGTGCTGGCCTCCGGCGGCACCTGGCCGGTGGCGATCGCGAGCATGGTCGCCGCGATCCTCGCCCTGGTCGCGGCGTTCACCGCGTCCTACCGCTGGGGCCACCACTTCGGCCGGCTGGTGACGCACCCCGACTCCGAGCAACTGCTGCTGCGGGTGCTGGGGGTGACCCTGATGGTGGCTGCGCTCGCCGAGTCGGTGCACGCATCGGCCGCCGTCGGCGCCTTCCTGGTGGGGTTGACGCTGACCGGGGATACCGCGGACCGGGCCCGCAAGGTGCTGGGACCGTTGCGCGACCTGTTCGCCGCGACGTTCTTCCTGTCGATCGGCCTGTCGGTCGACCCGCAGCATCTGCTGCCGATGCTCCCGGCCGCCCTGGCGCTGGCCGTCGTGACCGCGGCGACGAAGGTGCTCACCGGGATGATCGCGGCCCACCGCGACGGGGTGGCGCGGCGCGGCCAGCTGCGTGCGGGCACCGCGCTGATCGCCCGCGGCGAGTTCTCACTGGTCATCATCGGGTTGATCGGCGCGACCATCCCCGGCGTGGCCGCGCTGGCGACGTCGTACGTCTTCGTGATGGCGATCGCGGGCCCGGTGCTGGCGCGGTTCACCGGCGGCCCGCTGCCGGAGGGGCCCGCCTCACCGCATTGA
- a CDS encoding cation:proton antiporter regulatory subunit → MDVNEVLLPGVGLRYEFTDHKGDRIGIIARRSGDFDVVVYAREDPDQARPLLCLTDEEAEAMAQILGAPRIAERFTELAREIPGLETGQVHILAGSPFAGHPLGDTHARTRTGASIVAIVRNEEVLASPGPAEMLRAHDVLIVIGTAEGIAGVEQIVDKG, encoded by the coding sequence ATGGATGTCAACGAGGTGTTGCTCCCGGGCGTCGGCCTGCGGTACGAGTTCACCGACCACAAGGGTGACAGGATCGGCATCATCGCCCGGCGCAGCGGCGATTTCGACGTCGTCGTCTACGCCCGGGAGGACCCGGACCAGGCGCGACCGCTGCTCTGCCTCACCGACGAGGAGGCCGAGGCCATGGCCCAGATCCTCGGCGCGCCGCGGATCGCCGAGCGGTTCACCGAACTGGCCCGCGAGATACCCGGGCTCGAGACGGGGCAGGTCCACATCCTGGCGGGCAGCCCGTTCGCCGGCCACCCGCTGGGCGACACCCACGCACGCACCCGCACCGGGGCCTCGATCGTCGCGATCGTGCGCAACGAGGAGGTGCTCGCCTCGCCGGGTCCTGCCGAGATGCTGCGCGCCCACGACGTCCTGATCGTCATCGGCACCGCAGAAGGCATCGCCGGGGTCGAGCAAATCGTCGACAAGGGCTGA